Genomic DNA from Desulfovibrio sp. JC022:
GCTCTGGAAAAGATCAATATTTCCTGCAAGGTGCCTGATGCATCCATCTTCGTATGGGCTAAAACTCCCGAAGGCTACACTTCTTCCGAGTTCGTATCCAAGCTCCTGAAGGAAACCGGTGTTGTTGTCACTCCCGGTAACGGCTTCGGCGAATCCGGTGAAGGGTACTTCAGAATTTCGCTGACTGTTGATACCGAAAGGCTCAAGGAGGCAGTATCACGGATATCCCAATTATAAAGGTCTATGTCAGTCTTGGCTCAAATATCGGAGACACAGAAGATAATTTGAATCAGGCTGTAGCTAGGCTGGAAAAATATGAAGGTATTGAACCTGAAAAATGGTCTGAAACTTACGAGACCGAACCTCAGGGATTGAAAGATCAGCCATGGTTTACGAATCAGGTGGTCCGTTTTGACGTTGATCCCGAACTTTGGTCCGCAGAAGGCTTCCTCTCCACGCTTCAGGCAGTGGAAGGGCAGATGGACCGGGTTCGAGACGTTAAAAACGGCCCACGGACCATTGATCTGGACATAATTCTTTTTGGAGACCGGGTCATCGATAGCGGGAATTATCTCACTGTTCCGCATCCGCGGGCACTGGATAGAGCTTTTGTGCTTCTTCCGCTGACTGACATTGAAC
This window encodes:
- the folK gene encoding 2-amino-4-hydroxy-6-hydroxymethyldihydropteridine diphosphokinase, coding for MKVYVSLGSNIGDTEDNLNQAVARLEKYEGIEPEKWSETYETEPQGLKDQPWFTNQVVRFDVDPELWSAEGFLSTLQAVEGQMDRVRDVKNGPRTIDLDIILFGDRVIDSGNYLTVPHPRALDRAFVLLPLTDIEPELMFPDGTTIADALKKIDYRTEGKKIYQD